The window AAGGGCGCGAGCAGCGGCATCTCCGGCGTCGCGGGAAGGTCCAGGTCGGCGGGGATCGTCAGCTCCTCCAGCGCGCCCTTCGCGTCGCGGCGTCCGATCCGCCGCGCCTCCTCGATCACGAAAGCGTCGTCCGACCCGAAGACCTCCATGCTCTCCCGGCGCGCTCGGCTTCCCGCGAACAGATCCACGACGGCGGTGGCCCCTGACTCCATCTCCAGGAGCAGCGTGAAGCAATCGTCGGCGGTGATCGCCTGGTGCCCCGGCGGTAGGCCGGGCGCCGTCGCGGCCAGGGTGCGCAGGCGGCAGAAGACGCGCCGCACCGGGCCCGCCCAATGGGTGATCGCGTCCACGTGATGGGAACCGAGCGCCCCCAGGAACCCTCCCCCGCGCTGGCGGTCGGCGAGCCAGGTGACCCGCCGCGCCGGATCGCGCGCCCATCCGGGGATCCGATCCTGGATCGCCAGGTGCTCCAGGCGCCCCAGCGTTCCCTCCTGGATCAGGCGGCTCATGAGGGCGCGCGCGGGCATGTAGCGGAACTCGTGATTGACCACGTTCACCACGCCCTGCGCCTTGGCCAGCGCGGCCAGCTCCTTCGCCTGCGCCGTGTTCATCGCGAACGGCTTCTCGCAGAGGACGTGGCGCTTCCGCTCCAGCGCCGCCCGTGCCACGGGGTAGTGGAGATCCACCGGGGTCACGATGCTGACGAGGTCCGCCTCGACCTCGTCGAGCATCTTCTTCCAGTCGTCGGTGGCGTAGGCGATGCCGAGCGAGGCGGCGGCGGCCCGGGCCGATTCCATGTGACCGCTCGCGATCCCCACGATGGTGAAGTTGGGGTTCTGCGCGAACGCGGGTGCGTGGACCTTGGCGCCGAAGCCGGAGCCGGCGATCAGGACGCGGATAGGCGCGGGGGAGGGCATGGCCGCGGATTGTAGCGGGTTCAGGGCCGGCCGGGGAAACCGGGTGCGGCGGTGACGGCGCGCGCCTGGACCAGGTGCCGGCGCTCGTGCGCGGCCATGAGCGCGAACGCCATGCCGAGGCTGAAACGGAAGAGCGGCATCGCCGGCGAGGCGACGCGCAGCCGGCCGAGATCGAGACCGCGCGAGGCGTCGAGACGCTCCACGAACGCGGCCCCCAGCGCATCGAACTCATCGAGAATGGCCGCGGGAGAACCCGAAAAGGGCTGCGGCGCGAAGATGGCGGGCGCCTTGAAGCGCTGCCGGGCCGGCGGCTCCAGCATCGACACCGCCCAGCGGCTGAGCCAGGGATGCCGGTAGGGGCCCTCCCCCGTCCGCCCCCGGCGCCGGCCCTCTTCGATCGCGCGGTCGAACGAAGGGAGGTAGGCGCGCCCGGTCTGGATCAGGTGCAGCAGGCATTCGGCGATCGACCAAGCTTCCGGCCCGGGGCGCCAGCGGAGCTGGATCTCCGAGCATTCCGCGAAGAGCTCCCGCGCCGCCCGGCGGTTGTCCGCGAGCTGCCGGCGACAGGAATCGCGGTCGTTGGCCGCCTCCAGCCGGAGATTGCGCGCGGTGTCGGTCATCGCGCGCTCCAACTTCCCGCTTGCGCGCGAAGCGCCGTCCGATGGAACGTGGCCGCCGTCATGAGCCCGAACGCTAACCCATTTCTCTGGGGCGTGGCCACCTCCGCGCATCAGGTCGAAGGCGGCAACGACCGAAACGACTGGTGGGACTGGGAGCAGCAGCCCGGGCGCATCCGGGGCGGCGCCCGGTCGGGATCGGCGTGCCTGGGGTGGGAGCGCTACGAGGAAGACCTCGACCTGGTTCGCGCGCTGGGGTTGAACGCGTATCGCTTTTCGCTGGAGTGGAGCCGGATCGAGCCGGAGCCCGGCCGCTACGACGAATCGGCGATCGCGCACTACCGTGCCGTGGTGGAGGGCTGCCGCGCGCGGGGCCTAACGCCGCTCGTCACCCTGCACCACTTCACCAATCCGCGCTGGTTCGCGGCGCTCGGGGGATGGGAAGAGCGAAGGAACCTGCCCCACTTCGAGCGCTTCGCGCGTCTGGCGGGCGAGCGCTACGGCGACCTCGTGGACCGATGGGTCACCGTGAACGAGCCGGAGGTCTACGGCTTCTACGGCTACGCGAGCGGCATCTGGCCTCCGGGCGTGAGCGACCGCTCCCGCGCGCTGCAGGTGATCGCGAACATGCTCGAAGGACACGCCCTCGCCGCGCGCGCCCTGCGCGACGCCGATCGCGTGGATGCCGACGGGGACGGTCGCGCGACCTGGATCGGGGCTTCGAAACACTGGGTGCTGCTCGATCCG of the Candidatus Binatia bacterium genome contains:
- a CDS encoding Gfo/Idh/MocA family oxidoreductase gives rise to the protein MPSPAPIRVLIAGSGFGAKVHAPAFAQNPNFTIVGIASGHMESARAAAASLGIAYATDDWKKMLDEVEADLVSIVTPVDLHYPVARAALERKRHVLCEKPFAMNTAQAKELAALAKAQGVVNVVNHEFRYMPARALMSRLIQEGTLGRLEHLAIQDRIPGWARDPARRVTWLADRQRGGGFLGALGSHHVDAITHWAGPVRRVFCRLRTLAATAPGLPPGHQAITADDCFTLLLEMESGATAVVDLFAGSRARRESMEVFGSDDAFVIEEARRIGRRDAKGALEELTIPADLDLPATPEMPLLAPFRVMVSRLHDAIREGAPLGPTFAEGVEIQKVLDTARLSDQMGTWLPIAD
- a CDS encoding DinB family protein; this translates as MTDTARNLRLEAANDRDSCRRQLADNRRAARELFAECSEIQLRWRPGPEAWSIAECLLHLIQTGRAYLPSFDRAIEEGRRRGRTGEGPYRHPWLSRWAVSMLEPPARQRFKAPAIFAPQPFSGSPAAILDEFDALGAAFVERLDASRGLDLGRLRVASPAMPLFRFSLGMAFALMAAHERRHLVQARAVTAAPGFPGRP
- a CDS encoding glycoside hydrolase family 1 protein, which encodes MSPNANPFLWGVATSAHQVEGGNDRNDWWDWEQQPGRIRGGARSGSACLGWERYEEDLDLVRALGLNAYRFSLEWSRIEPEPGRYDESAIAHYRAVVEGCRARGLTPLVTLHHFTNPRWFAALGGWEERRNLPHFERFARLAGERYGDLVDRWVTVNEPEVYGFYGYASGIWPPGVSDRSRALQVIANMLEGHALAARALRDADRVDADGDGRATWIGASKHWVLLDPKRPWWPLDRLAASAQHQVFNVAVARALAGGPIDLRIPGARPAVREPSLMQGSSDYLGLNYYTRWLVTLTGKDPRSPKPGAPVNDLGWEVLPEGLERALLECERFGLPIVVTENGIADAADRLRPEFLRRSLAALDRARARGVDVRGYFHWSLYDNFEWADGHEGRFGLYAVDFDNPAGPRVKRDSSDVLRDEVKSRISTRHS